ACCCGCTCCTGGACGACGCTTCCTCTGTCGTCGGGCTGGGCTGTCCTTTCGGGCTACTACACGCCCGCCTACCGCATCTGGGATGACGGGACTGCCTCACTGTGCGGGCTGGCCGCCATGTCGGGCAGCCTCCCGTCGGGCACGGTCGTGGCGACGCTGCCGGCCGAGGCCCGGCCTGCATTCCAGTGCCGGTTCCCTGTGCAGGTTGTTCTCGGCTTCTACGGGGTCATGACGCTCTACCCGGACGGGCGGGTCACGCTCGGCGACTTCAGCGGCACCTTGTCCTCCACCGGCCAGAAGTGGGCCGAGTTCGACGTGGCCAGCCACTACCGGCTCACCTAAGGAAGGGGGGGCCACGTGCCCGCACCAGACAAGTATGGGCAGGACATCGGCCTCTGGCAGATGACTGACGCCCCCGACATTCCCGCCGCGATCAAGGCGATCGCGGACGGTGTGATCCCGCGCGGCGTCCTCCGCTACGCGTCGGCGTCGGCGCGCGGCGCGTGGATGGTCGGCGATCAGGCGCCGGTCGACGGCATGCTCACCTGGCTGGCCGATGTGGGACGCCTCGAACTCCGCGTCGACGGCGTGTGGGTGGTCGTCGCCGTCGGCAACCGGGCCTGGACCACCATCGCCCTGTCGTCCGGCTGGTCCCAGAACGGGAACAGCCAGGGCACCTTCCAGTACCGGATCGTGAACCTGTTCGGCGAAGACTCGATCATGTTCCGGGGCGGTATCGGCAGGTCAAGCTACCCCGGGACGATCCCCGCCAACTTCACCATCAACAGCACCGCCCTGCCTGCCGACGCGCGCCCGGCCACGCTTCGAACCATCGTCGTGCCCTGCTCCGACGTCGCCTCCGACCGCATCACCCTCAAGCTCGACATCACCACCGGCGGCCAGCTCACCCTCTACGGCATCAGCAACACCGCGAAACCGCCATGGATCGGCTTCAACGGCTGCTTCGCCAGCCTCTAACCACCGCACCACCCAGCACGCCCCGAGCCAGACGGCCGGGGCCTTTCGCATGAAAGGGGGGACTGGTGAAGCTCGTCACGAGAGCGCAGCTTGGCTGGCCCGCCTCAGCCGCGCCCACCCAGACCAGCACCAAGGGCGTCAAGGTCCACTACGAGGGCGCCCCGGTCAGCACCAAGCTGCTCAGCGACCACAACGCCTGCATCGCCGAGTGGAAGAACATCCGTAAGAGCCACCTGGCCAACACCGCCGAGGGCTACAGCGACGTCGCCTACAACTACGCCGCCTGCCCCCACGGCTACCTCCTCGAAGGCCGCGGCCTCCGCAAGCGCACCGGCGCCAACGGCAACCAGACCCTCAACCAGGGCCACTACGCCATCGTCGGACTCGTCGGCTCCGAAGGCCTGACGCAGCCCACCGACGCCATGCTCTCCGCGATCCGCGACGGCATCGAACTCCTCCGCAAGAACGGCGCCGGCACCGAGATCAAGGGCCACCGCGACGGCTACGCCACCGCCTGCCCCGGCGGACCCCTCTACGCCTGGGTCCAGAAGGGCGCCCCCAGGCCCACCGTCAGCAGCGACAAGCCACCAGCTCAGGAGGACGACGTGCCGCACGCCATCGGCCGCTACGACAGCACAGACCGCACCCTCGTCCCCCGCAAGTGGACGACCCTCAGCATCGACGGCGCCGACTTGCTCACCGGCGCCTCCCACT
The Streptomyces sp. NBC_01723 genome window above contains:
- a CDS encoding peptidoglycan recognition protein family protein, producing MKLVTRAQLGWPASAAPTQTSTKGVKVHYEGAPVSTKLLSDHNACIAEWKNIRKSHLANTAEGYSDVAYNYAACPHGYLLEGRGLRKRTGANGNQTLNQGHYAIVGLVGSEGLTQPTDAMLSAIRDGIELLRKNGAGTEIKGHRDGYATACPGGPLYAWVQKGAPRPTVSSDKPPAQEDDVPHAIGRYDSTDRTLVPRKWTTLSIDGADLLTGASHYQAMANVQAVLPPGSTLQGRFYHLRKDNSRWSGPLIERIGTDGSTFADFHNSGSVVDSERVRFEVIYYPAKSDDQKSVTITAAYCRGLYWK